GATTCAGGCAGGTACCACCCTGTGAAGACCATACTTAACTGCAGATGGCATAATCCAGCAGATGATACTATCTCTTGTACAAGAGAGTAACATTTTagttcatcatcatcataatcGGCATCATCTACATTGGAATGCTTTAGGCCACCTAGCAACGGAGAACCTGAGTTGGTATCTTCCCATGAAAATGAGCGGGCAACAGAATCGATAGCAGGGCATCGTAAGGCAACCCCTAAAGACATAGAGAACATGTAGTTAGTACATAATAGAAGACAGCAATGGTAAGCTCAAGGGTCAGAACAGGTGACAAAACTTACTCTCGGTGCAGGAAGTTCTTCTTGAAGATTCAGGTTCATTACTGTTGCTATCTTCAAAAACCGTGTCAAGAATTGAAGTAGGACTAGTCTCATCGTGGATAGATTTTAGATCACCATTTGATTTTACTTCATCAACATCTCCACTTACACAGTCAGAAGATACAGGTACTTCTATGGAACCAGCATCCTGCTACATGTCTCTTATTAGTTACTGAGAGTAAGAAAACTGGAGTACAAAGCAGTATTCTTTTGTAGGAACTCGGGAAGAGATAATCAAAGAGCTTCACAAGGCCATGGTGGAAAAGGAGAATCCGGTAGACCAATGCattgataattaaaaaaaactagtaagGCATGAATATAATTTGAGATAAGTGCGTACTTTTGTAGAACAGGGAGCATGATTGGTGGAATTATCAGCTTCATCCTTGCAAAAAGCCATTTGTTCATCAGGACCAAGATTGTGATCAGACTGCGGCACCATGTGCCCGATACATCCAAATATCTCGCCTGAGCTATCAGATGAGAGGGAAGTTTTCTCTTTTGTTGGCCTTTTATTGCCTGGGAAGAAAAAACTTGATATTTTCCCCGTGAAAGATAATTTTGCTCTACCTGACTTTGTAAACACCTTCGGAGTCCCTTCAGAATTTGCAGATTGAGCATTCACTGCTACGTTGTCAAATATAGATGAAGACACTGGGACAGATTTTGATTTTGCTAAATTCCTTGGAGAGCTCTTCCCATTTTCATCGTACTCTCTTAAAGTAGATTTGCATGCATCTTTCATGGCCAACTCATTTTCTGTGCCACTTGACCGGTTGCTTGAAACAGAAATTATCCCAGCAACAGCTTCTTCTTTCTTAGCTACTTGAAGGGAGAGCATCTCACCCAAGGTGGTTGAGCTCCTTCGCAAAGGTACTTGTTCTTGATTGATCTCATTGTATGATACCATTGCCCATCTCTCTGAAAGCCGTTTTTTGGCTTCCCTGATCACAGATGACTCAGGTGAATGTGAATGGGCCCTGCTAAAAGTAGAGGCTGAGTGAGGACTGTTGTGTCTTCTGATGTAATCCCATGAATGTCGCGACATTGGACTGACTGCATCTGAGTCACTTGGGCTACCTCCTTCATCAATGTAGTCAACTTCTGACCCACTGAAAGAGCTTTCATCTCCACCATACCCATTTGaatatgtggatgatatcaggGATTCGTCCCGCCGATGACGACTCTCTGGCATGTGCTGAACCGAACCATGCAGTAATTCCCTAGATCCTAGGATGGATGCATCATCTTGTAAACCTCCATGGAAGTCGATCCGCCGAGTTTGTTCAGATGGAGCTGCTCGGGCAGTTAGCCTGGCTCCTGTTCTATTAGGCTTCCCAGGGCTAGGCTTTAGGACCACTATCCTAGTTGACTTGGAGAAGTTGTCATCTGCTGAGTAAGATCTCTGGTGAGTCTTTCCCATCACAAGTTCATTTTC
This window of the Oryza sativa Japonica Group chromosome 4, ASM3414082v1 genome carries:
- the LOC4336344 gene encoding uncharacterized protein isoform X1, which encodes MTSKNVLTDRTHRDGSRVHKSRQDVNRTVDPKIGCVEDKLQVVASTRNSSSNKSTISPMNRLVAMEMSKGVESKRKPPSVVARLMGLDDDLPAKEPALQSSRRNLRRSHSLDNLAATNRPQQQQEQHYSRTTPNIHIGPKETVEFKDVYEVSEDPLKRHHILGQNFPWERSSGNKSDTRIEAVRQKFMEAKRLATNENLIHSKQFQEALEVLSSNRELFLKFLEEPSPAFLKQLDGLDTTPAPPPTKRITVLKPIKSVENNGIRETRTHQVINEENELVMGKTHQRSYSADDNFSKSTRIVVLKPSPGKPNRTGARLTARAAPSEQTRRIDFHGGLQDDASILGSRELLHGSVQHMPESRHRRDESLISSTYSNGYGGDESSFSGSEVDYIDEGGSPSDSDAVSPMSRHSWDYIRRHNSPHSASTFSRAHSHSPESSVIREAKKRLSERWAMVSYNEINQEQVPLRRSSTTLGEMLSLQVAKKEEAVAGIISVSSNRSSGTENELAMKDACKSTLREYDENGKSSPRNLAKSKSVPVSSSIFDNVAVNAQSANSEGTPKVFTKSGRAKLSFTGKISSFFFPGNKRPTKEKTSLSSDSSGEIFGCIGHMVPQSDHNLGPDEQMAFCKDEADNSTNHAPCSTKQDAGSIEVPVSSDCVSGDVDEVKSNGDLKSIHDETSPTSILDTVFEDSNSNEPESSRRTSCTERVALRCPAIDSVARSFSWEDTNSGSPLLGGLKHSNVDDADYDDDELKCYSLVQEIVSSAGLCHLQLSMVFTGWYLPESPLDPALCDKFLDRKEEDAKSRERRSHQKLIFDCVNMALVEIGQDTLLCSYPWSRACLRTWREKLSETLGEEVWNIVSDWLYGDGSFAANKDDNAGIILERIMQEEVEGKGWIKLLTMETDEITEQIASEVLEDIVTDSVEHLSICCSEHGISMPVANL
- the LOC4336344 gene encoding uncharacterized protein isoform X6; its protein translation is MVVASTRNSSSNKSTISPMNRLVAMEMSKGVESKRKPPSVVARLMGLDDDLPAKEPALQSSRRNLRRSHSLDNLAATNRPQQQQEQHYSRTTPNIHIGPKETVEFKDVYEVSEDPLKRHHILGQNFPWERSSGNKSDTRIEAVRQKFMEAKRLATNENLIHSKQFQEALEVLSSNRELFLKFLEEPSPAFLKQLDGLDTTPAPPPTKRITVLKPIKSVENNGIRETRTHQVINEENELVMGKTHQRSYSADDNFSKSTRIVVLKPSPGKPNRTGARLTARAAPSEQTRRIDFHGGLQDDASILGSRELLHGSVQHMPESRHRRDESLISSTYSNGYGGDESSFSGSEVDYIDEGGSPSDSDAVSPMSRHSWDYIRRHNSPHSASTFSRAHSHSPESSVIREAKKRLSERWAMVSYNEINQEQVPLRRSSTTLGEMLSLQVAKKEEAVAGIISVSSNRSSGTENELAMKDACKSTLREYDENGKSSPRNLAKSKSVPVSSSIFDNVAVNAQSANSEGTPKVFTKSGRAKLSFTGKISSFFFPGNKRPTKEKTSLSSDSSGEIFGCIGHMVPQSDHNLGPDEQMAFCKDEADNSTNHAPCSTKQDAGSIEVPVSSDCVSGDVDEVKSNGDLKSIHDETSPTSILDTVFEDSNSNEPESSRRTSCTERVALRCPAIDSVARSFSWEDTNSGSPLLGGLKHSNVDDADYDDDELKCYSLVQEIVSSAGLCHLQLSMVFTGWYLPESPLDPALCDKFLDRKEEDAKSRERRSHQKLIFDCVNMALVEIGQDTLLCSYPWSRACLRTWREKLSETLGEEVWNIVSDWLYGDGSFAANKDDNAGIILERIMQEEVEGKGWIKLLTMETDEITEQIASEVLEDIVTDSVEHLSICCSEHGISMPVANL
- the LOC4336344 gene encoding uncharacterized protein isoform X5, whose amino-acid sequence is MQVVASTRNSSSNKSTISPMNRLVAMEMSKGVESKRKPPSVVARLMGLDDDLPAKEPALQSSRRNLRRSHSLDNLAATNRPQQQQEQHYSRTTPNIHIGPKETVEFKDVYEVSEDPLKRHHILGQNFPWERSSGNKSDTRIEAVRQKFMEAKRLATNENLIHSKQFQEALEVLSSNRELFLKFLEEPSPAFLKQLDGLDTTPAPPPTKRITVLKPIKSVENNGIRETRTHQVINEENELVMGKTHQRSYSADDNFSKSTRIVVLKPSPGKPNRTGARLTARAAPSEQTRRIDFHGGLQDDASILGSRELLHGSVQHMPESRHRRDESLISSTYSNGYGGDESSFSGSEVDYIDEGGSPSDSDAVSPMSRHSWDYIRRHNSPHSASTFSRAHSHSPESSVIREAKKRLSERWAMVSYNEINQEQVPLRRSSTTLGEMLSLQVAKKEEAVAGIISVSSNRSSGTENELAMKDACKSTLREYDENGKSSPRNLAKSKSVPVSSSIFDNVAVNAQSANSEGTPKVFTKSGRAKLSFTGKISSFFFPGNKRPTKEKTSLSSDSSGEIFGCIGHMVPQSDHNLGPDEQMAFCKDEADNSTNHAPCSTKQDAGSIEVPVSSDCVSGDVDEVKSNGDLKSIHDETSPTSILDTVFEDSNSNEPESSRRTSCTERVALRCPAIDSVARSFSWEDTNSGSPLLGGLKHSNVDDADYDDDELKCYSLVQEIVSSAGLCHLQLSMVFTGWYLPESPLDPALCDKFLDRKEEDAKSRERRSHQKLIFDCVNMALVEIGQDTLLCSYPWSRACLRTWREKLSETLGEEVWNIVSDWLYGDGSFAANKDDNAGIILERIMQEEVEGKGWIKLLTMETDEITEQIASEVLEDIVTDSVEHLSICCSEHGISMPVANL
- the LOC4336344 gene encoding uncharacterized protein isoform X3, whose protein sequence is MTSKNVLTDRTHRDGSRVHKSRQDVNRTVDPKIGCVEDKLVVASTRNSSSNKSTISPMNRLVAMEMSKGVESKRKPPSVVARLMGLDDDLPAKEPALQSSRRNLRRSHSLDNLAATNRPQQQQEQHYSRTTPNIHIGPKETVEFKDVYEVSEDPLKRHHILGQNFPWERSSGNKSDTRIEAVRQKFMEAKRLATNENLIHSKQFQEALEVLSSNRELFLKFLEEPSPAFLKQLDGLDTTPAPPPTKRITVLKPIKSVENNGIRETRTHQVINEENELVMGKTHQRSYSADDNFSKSTRIVVLKPSPGKPNRTGARLTARAAPSEQTRRIDFHGGLQDDASILGSRELLHGSVQHMPESRHRRDESLISSTYSNGYGGDESSFSGSEVDYIDEGGSPSDSDAVSPMSRHSWDYIRRHNSPHSASTFSRAHSHSPESSVIREAKKRLSERWAMVSYNEINQEQVPLRRSSTTLGEMLSLQVAKKEEAVAGIISVSSNRSSGTENELAMKDACKSTLREYDENGKSSPRNLAKSKSVPVSSSIFDNVAVNAQSANSEGTPKVFTKSGRAKLSFTGKISSFFFPGNKRPTKEKTSLSSDSSGEIFGCIGHMVPQSDHNLGPDEQMAFCKDEADNSTNHAPCSTKQDAGSIEVPVSSDCVSGDVDEVKSNGDLKSIHDETSPTSILDTVFEDSNSNEPESSRRTSCTERVALRCPAIDSVARSFSWEDTNSGSPLLGGLKHSNVDDADYDDDELKCYSLVQEIVSSAGLCHLQLSMVFTGWYLPESPLDPALCDKFLDRKEEDAKSRERRSHQKLIFDCVNMALVEIGQDTLLCSYPWSRACLRTWREKLSETLGEEVWNIVSDWLYGDGSFAANKDDNAGIILERIMQEEVEGKGWIKLLTMETDEITEQIASEVLEDIVTDSVEHLSICCSEHGISMPVANL
- the LOC4336344 gene encoding uncharacterized protein isoform X2 → MTSKNVLTDRTHRDGSRVHKSRQDVNRTVDPKIGCVEDKLQVVASTRNSSSNKSTISPMNRLVAMEMSKGVESKRKPPSVVARLMGLDDDLPAKEPALQSSRRNLRRSHSLDNLAATNRPQQQQEQHYSRTTPNIHIGPKETVEFKDVYEVSEDPLKRHHILGQNFPWERSSGNKSDTRIEAVRQKFMEAKRLATNENLIHSKQFQEALEVLSSNRELFLKFLEEPSPAFLKQLDGLDTTPAPPPTKRITVLKPIKSVENNGIRETRTHQVINEENELVMGKTHQRSYSADDNFSKSTRIVVLKPSPGKPNRTGARLTARAAPSEQTRRIDFHGGLQDDASILGSRELLHGSVQHMPESRHRRDESLISSTYSNGYGGDESSFSGSEVDYIDEGGSPSDSDAVSPMSRHSWDYIRRHNSPHSASTFSRAHSHSPESSVIREAKKRLSERWAMVSYNEINQEQVPLRRSSTTLGEMLSLQVAKKEEAVAGIISVSSNRSSGTENELAMKDACKSTLREYDENGKSSPRNLAKSKSVPVSSSIFDNVAVNAQSANSEGTPKVFTKSGRAKLSFTGKISSFFFPGNKRPTKEKTSLSSDSSGEIFGCIGHMVPQSDHNLGPDEQMAFCKDEADNSTNHAPCSTKDAGSIEVPVSSDCVSGDVDEVKSNGDLKSIHDETSPTSILDTVFEDSNSNEPESSRRTSCTERVALRCPAIDSVARSFSWEDTNSGSPLLGGLKHSNVDDADYDDDELKCYSLVQEIVSSAGLCHLQLSMVFTGWYLPESPLDPALCDKFLDRKEEDAKSRERRSHQKLIFDCVNMALVEIGQDTLLCSYPWSRACLRTWREKLSETLGEEVWNIVSDWLYGDGSFAANKDDNAGIILERIMQEEVEGKGWIKLLTMETDEITEQIASEVLEDIVTDSVEHLSICCSEHGISMPVANL
- the LOC4336344 gene encoding uncharacterized protein isoform X8, which encodes MNRLVAMEMSKGVESKRKPPSVVARLMGLDDDLPAKEPALQSSRRNLRRSHSLDNLAATNRPQQQQEQHYSRTTPNIHIGPKETVEFKDVYEVSEDPLKRHHILGQNFPWERSSGNKSDTRIEAVRQKFMEAKRLATNENLIHSKQFQEALEVLSSNRELFLKFLEEPSPAFLKQLDGLDTTPAPPPTKRITVLKPIKSVENNGIRETRTHQVINEENELVMGKTHQRSYSADDNFSKSTRIVVLKPSPGKPNRTGARLTARAAPSEQTRRIDFHGGLQDDASILGSRELLHGSVQHMPESRHRRDESLISSTYSNGYGGDESSFSGSEVDYIDEGGSPSDSDAVSPMSRHSWDYIRRHNSPHSASTFSRAHSHSPESSVIREAKKRLSERWAMVSYNEINQEQVPLRRSSTTLGEMLSLQVAKKEEAVAGIISVSSNRSSGTENELAMKDACKSTLREYDENGKSSPRNLAKSKSVPVSSSIFDNVAVNAQSANSEGTPKVFTKSGRAKLSFTGKISSFFFPGNKRPTKEKTSLSSDSSGEIFGCIGHMVPQSDHNLGPDEQMAFCKDEADNSTNHAPCSTKDAGSIEVPVSSDCVSGDVDEVKSNGDLKSIHDETSPTSILDTVFEDSNSNEPESSRRTSCTERVALRCPAIDSVARSFSWEDTNSGSPLLGGLKHSNVDDADYDDDELKCYSLVQEIVSSAGLCHLQLSMVFTGWYLPESPLDPALCDKFLDRKEEDAKSRERRSHQKLIFDCVNMALVEIGQDTLLCSYPWSRACLRTWREKLSETLGEEVWNIVSDWLYGDGSFAANKDDNAGIILERIMQEEVEGKGWIKLLTMETDEITEQIASEVLEDIVTDSVEHLSICCSEHGISMPVANL
- the LOC4336344 gene encoding uncharacterized protein isoform X7 gives rise to the protein MNRLVAMEMSKGVESKRKPPSVVARLMGLDDDLPAKEPALQSSRRNLRRSHSLDNLAATNRPQQQQEQHYSRTTPNIHIGPKETVEFKDVYEVSEDPLKRHHILGQNFPWERSSGNKSDTRIEAVRQKFMEAKRLATNENLIHSKQFQEALEVLSSNRELFLKFLEEPSPAFLKQLDGLDTTPAPPPTKRITVLKPIKSVENNGIRETRTHQVINEENELVMGKTHQRSYSADDNFSKSTRIVVLKPSPGKPNRTGARLTARAAPSEQTRRIDFHGGLQDDASILGSRELLHGSVQHMPESRHRRDESLISSTYSNGYGGDESSFSGSEVDYIDEGGSPSDSDAVSPMSRHSWDYIRRHNSPHSASTFSRAHSHSPESSVIREAKKRLSERWAMVSYNEINQEQVPLRRSSTTLGEMLSLQVAKKEEAVAGIISVSSNRSSGTENELAMKDACKSTLREYDENGKSSPRNLAKSKSVPVSSSIFDNVAVNAQSANSEGTPKVFTKSGRAKLSFTGKISSFFFPGNKRPTKEKTSLSSDSSGEIFGCIGHMVPQSDHNLGPDEQMAFCKDEADNSTNHAPCSTKQDAGSIEVPVSSDCVSGDVDEVKSNGDLKSIHDETSPTSILDTVFEDSNSNEPESSRRTSCTERVALRCPAIDSVARSFSWEDTNSGSPLLGGLKHSNVDDADYDDDELKCYSLVQEIVSSAGLCHLQLSMVFTGWYLPESPLDPALCDKFLDRKEEDAKSRERRSHQKLIFDCVNMALVEIGQDTLLCSYPWSRACLRTWREKLSETLGEEVWNIVSDWLYGDGSFAANKDDNAGIILERIMQEEVEGKGWIKLLTMETDEITEQIASEVLEDIVTDSVEHLSICCSEHGISMPVANL
- the LOC4336344 gene encoding uncharacterized protein isoform X4, with protein sequence MTSKNVLTDRTHRDGSRVHKSRQDVNRTVDPKIGCVEDKLVVASTRNSSSNKSTISPMNRLVAMEMSKGVESKRKPPSVVARLMGLDDDLPAKEPALQSSRRNLRRSHSLDNLAATNRPQQQQEQHYSRTTPNIHIGPKETVEFKDVYEVSEDPLKRHHILGQNFPWERSSGNKSDTRIEAVRQKFMEAKRLATNENLIHSKQFQEALEVLSSNRELFLKFLEEPSPAFLKQLDGLDTTPAPPPTKRITVLKPIKSVENNGIRETRTHQVINEENELVMGKTHQRSYSADDNFSKSTRIVVLKPSPGKPNRTGARLTARAAPSEQTRRIDFHGGLQDDASILGSRELLHGSVQHMPESRHRRDESLISSTYSNGYGGDESSFSGSEVDYIDEGGSPSDSDAVSPMSRHSWDYIRRHNSPHSASTFSRAHSHSPESSVIREAKKRLSERWAMVSYNEINQEQVPLRRSSTTLGEMLSLQVAKKEEAVAGIISVSSNRSSGTENELAMKDACKSTLREYDENGKSSPRNLAKSKSVPVSSSIFDNVAVNAQSANSEGTPKVFTKSGRAKLSFTGKISSFFFPGNKRPTKEKTSLSSDSSGEIFGCIGHMVPQSDHNLGPDEQMAFCKDEADNSTNHAPCSTKDAGSIEVPVSSDCVSGDVDEVKSNGDLKSIHDETSPTSILDTVFEDSNSNEPESSRRTSCTERVALRCPAIDSVARSFSWEDTNSGSPLLGGLKHSNVDDADYDDDELKCYSLVQEIVSSAGLCHLQLSMVFTGWYLPESPLDPALCDKFLDRKEEDAKSRERRSHQKLIFDCVNMALVEIGQDTLLCSYPWSRACLRTWREKLSETLGEEVWNIVSDWLYGDGSFAANKDDNAGIILERIMQEEVEGKGWIKLLTMETDEITEQIASEVLEDIVTDSVEHLSICCSEHGISMPVANL
- the LOC4336344 gene encoding uncharacterized protein isoform X9, producing MVVASTRNSSSNKSTISPMNRLVAMEMSKGVESKRKPPSVVARLMGLDDDLPAKEPALQSSRRNLRRSHSLDNLAATNRPQQQQEQHYSRTTPNIHIGPKETVEFKDVYEVSEDPLKRHHILGQNFPWERSSGNKSDTRIEAVRQKFMEAKRLATNENLIHSKQFQEALEVLSSNRELFLKFLEEPSPAFLKQLDGLDTTPAPPPTKRITVLKPIKSVENNGIRETRTHQVINEENELVMGKTHQRSYSADDNFSKSTRIVVLKPSPGKPNRTGARLTARAAPSEQTRRIDFHGGLQDDASILGSRELLHGSVQHMPESRHRRDESLISSTYSNGYGGDESSFSGSEVDYIDEGGSPSDSDAVSPMSRHSWDYIRRHNSPHSASTFSRAHSHSPESSVIREAKKRLSERWAMVSYNEINQEQVPLRRSSTTLGEMLSLQVAKKEEAVAGIISVSSNRSSGTENELAMKDACKSTLREYDENGKSSPRNLAKSKSVPVSSSIFDNVAVNAQSANSEGTPKVFTKSGRAKLSFTGKISSFFFPGNKRPTKEKTSLSSDSSGEIFGCIGHMVPQSDHNLGPDEQMAFCKDEADNSTNHAPCSTKDAGSIEVPVSSDCVSGDVDEVKSNGDLKSIHDETSPTSILDTVFEDSNSNEPESSRRTSCTERVALRCPAIDSVARSFSWEDTNSGSPLLGGLKHSNVDDADYDDDELKCYSLVQEIVSSAGLCHLQLSMVFTGWYLPESPLDPALCDKFLDRKEEDAKSRERRSHQKLIFDCVNMALVEIGQDTLLCSYPWSRACLRTWREKLSETLGEEVWNIVSDWLYGDGSFAANKDDNAGIILERIMQEEVEGKGWIKLLTMETDEITEQIASEVLEDIVTDSVEHLSICCSEHGISMPVANL
- the LOC4336344 gene encoding uncharacterized protein isoform X10 → MQVVASTRNSSSNKSTISPMNRLVAMEMSKGVESKRKPPSVVARLMGLDDDLPAKEPALQSSRRNLRRSHSLDNLAATNRPQQQQEQHYSRTTPNIHIGPKETVEFKDVYEVSEDPLKRHHILGQNFPWERSSGNKSDTRIEAVRQKFMEAKRLATNENLIHSKQFQEALEVLSSNRELFLKFLEEPSPAFLKQLDGLDTTPAPPPTKRITVLKPIKSVENNGIRETRTHQVINEENELVMGKTHQRSYSADDNFSKSTRIVVLKPSPGKPNRTGARLTARAAPSEQTRRIDFHGGLQDDASILGSRELLHGSVQHMPESRHRRDESLISSTYSNGYGGDESSFSGSEVDYIDEGGSPSDSDAVSPMSRHSWDYIRRHNSPHSASTFSRAHSHSPESSVIREAKKRLSERWAMVSYNEINQEQVPLRRSSTTLGEMLSLQVAKKEEAVAGIISVSSNRSSGTENELAMKDACKSTLREYDENGKSSPRNLAKSKSVPVSSSIFDNVAVNAQSANSEGTPKVFTKSGRAKLSFTGKISSFFFPGNKRPTKEKTSLSSDSSGEIFGCIGHMVPQSDHNLGPDEQMAFCKDEADNSTNHAPCSTKDAGSIEVPVSSDCVSGDVDEVKSNGDLKSIHDETSPTSILDTVFEDSNSNEPESSRRTSCTERVALRCPAIDSVARSFSWEDTNSGSPLLGGLKHSNVDDADYDDDELKCYSLVQEIVSSAGLCHLQLSMVFTGWYLPESPLDPALCDKFLDRKEEDAKSRERRSHQKLIFDCVNMALVEIGQDTLLCSYPWSRACLRTWREKLSETLGEEVWNIVSDWLYGDGSFAANKDDNAGIILERIMQEEVEGKGWIKLLTMETDEITEQIASEVLEDIVTDSVEHLSICCSEHGISMPVANL